The region CAGTGCGAGGATTGTCTGATGTTACAACAACATAGTCAGAAAACCTCAGCGCCATCTCGGCCATCAAAGGACGCTTGCCTTTGTCACGGTCTCCACCGCAACCAAAGATCGTCCAGATCCTTGCCGTCGATTTCAAACTTTCGCGAACCTTATTCAACGCCGTCAGAACATTTTCTAATGCATCCGGCGAGTGAGCATAATCCACGAACACCGATAAGTTTTTATTATTAGGTACCGCCTGCAAACGTCCCGGCACACCTGTGAACTTGTTGATGGCTTCCACACAATTTTCCAAAGGAATTTTGGCAGAGAGCCCCGCTCCAATGGCGGCCACGGCATTCATCACATTGTGAGTGCCTGACATCGGCAACTCCACCGCCACCGTACCCACGGGAGTTTTCAGATCGAACTTCGTCAAAGCGAAATCCATCTCTTTGATTTTAAAACAAAGGTCCGCGGATTTATCGGCACCATACGTCCACAGCACCGCAGGATCTGCGACATGCAACTTACGACCGTATTTATCATCGATATTCACAATGGCAAAACAAGGAGCTTTGTCTGTTTGCCACAAAAGATCTGTGAATAAGCGTTGCTTAGACTCAAAATATTTCTCCATGGTTTCGTGATAGTCCAAATGATCACGCGTCAGGTTGGTGAAAATCACCGTATTAAAAGGCACACTGTCCACCCGATGCTGATCCAAAGCGTGGGAGGAAACTTCCATAGCAACGGCCTTTGCTCCATCGTCTTTGAATTCCTTCAGACGTTTTTGCAGATAGATTGGATCTGGCGTTGTCATGTCTGACGGCCATACTTTTTCAAGTAAGTGATGATTCACGGTTCCTATCACACCCGTGTGAAGTTTGGCGTGATTCAAAATCGACTCAACCATATACGTCACAGAAGTTTTACCGTTAGTACCCGTGACACCCACGCAGAATAGCTCCTCTGCAGGGTCCCCATAATAGTGGCTCGCCAAGATATCCAAAGCCTCACGTGTGTTTTCCACACGCAATACGAAACCTTTAAAAGAATTTGGAACTTGATTGGCGTCTTCAACTACCAGAACACTGGCGCCTTTGCTGATCGCATCAGGAATAAACGTGTGGCCGTCAACCTTCACACCGCGGATGGCAACAAACAGACCGTCTTGAATGACTTTACGAGCATCATTGAAAATTCCCGAGACTTCGATGTCTGGCAAAGCGTGACCGGGAATTCCTGGAATTGTTGAAAAAAGATGCTGTAGTTTCATGGGATCAGTATAGTATGTGAAAGCTATGAGACAACTCGGAAAAATACATTGCCAAGAAATTAATCAAGACGATAACGCGCCCTGGATCATCTTCTTCCATGGTTATGGCGCAGATGCCAATGACTTGTTCTCGTTGGGGCAGATGATCCCTACGAAAAAGACGTACAATTGGCTTTTTCCGAATGGAATCTTGGAAGTACCCATTGGACCTGCCTGGACGGGTCGCGCTTGGTGGCCCATCGACATGATGGAAATTCAACGCGCTATGGAAACAGGTGTCCCTCGAGATTTCAGCGCTGAAATCCCTAAAGGTTTCAACAAGGCCCGCGATATGGCGCTGGAAATGATCCGTCAACTGCGTGTGCCGTGGGACCAAATCATTTTGGGAGGCTTCTCTCAAGGTGCGATGCTAGCGACGGACTTGTATTTGCGTGCTCCTGAAACTCCACGGGGCTTGGTGATCATGTCGGGCACTTTGGTGAGCCAAGATGAGTGGAAAAAACACGTCCCGAATCGTGAAGGTCAGCGTTTTTTCCAAAGCCATGGGCAGATGGATCAGGTTCTGAATTTCAAACAAGCTCAGAAGCTTGAAACCCTTCTTACTCAGAATGGAATGAAGGGTTCGTTGATGGGATTCCGTGGTGGTCACGAGATTCCACAGCAAGTACTCCAAGGTATTAGCCAATACATCAATTCCCTATAGTTCTTACTGTCTAAAATCCTGACAGGAGTAAATCCTGTCAGGTGTGATATAGTGCCGCAACTTTCATTAAGGGGTCCCCATGAAAAAGTTGATGGTTCTTACTTCCGCTTTGCTACTAAACCTTGTAGCTGTTCAATCCCACGCTGGCGTTTACAACGTGACTGCTGATTCAACGGCTGAGCGCGCAGGTCTTAACGGAGCTTCCATTTTTGAATCTCGTTATAAAATTTTGGTATTGATCCAAGGCCGCGAAATCAAATCTTTGAAGCAGTTGCATGCGACTTTGGCTGATGGTTTGAAGTTGCCGAAAACTTACGGTGCTAATTTGGATGCTTTATATGATGTTTTGACGGATCCGTCGGTGATTAAGAAAAACTGGGACATCACTATTATTGGTGGTAAGGACCTGGTTGAGAATTTGGGTGAAGCTAAGGTTCAAGCGTTGATTGATACGCTGAACGACGCTCAAGAACAAGACCGTATGAATACGTTCATGTATTGGTTGTAAATAAAAAGGCGCTTCAACAGCGCCTTTTTTCCCACAATTTCAACAAATAATAGCAGAAACCTATCTCACAACTGCTTCTATTGATAGCTGCTCATAGCTTTCACTATTTTTGCGCAATCCATTTTCCCAAAATTCATCATGGTAAAATTCAACTTGAGCTGGCAGAAACTGTGGCAAACTTTTAATATACTCTATAGTCATTTGCCGAACTGCGGGGTCGTTCAAACCATAAATTTCTATTTTTTTATATTTCCGCATTGAGTAGTCTAAAACTATTTTGCAGTAGATCTGATAAGTTTTCCTCTCAGCCAACAGACTACCTTCTATTTTTTTATTTATTAGATCAGTCCAAGAAGAACACTCAGCATAACTTTTAGACAACTCCTCCGTCATTCTCCCCTTGTCTAGCTCTAACGACTTCATACTCCAAATCCAAAAATACGCACCAAACACCATGGCCAGGCTTCCCACGACAAAAATCAAAAACTTAACTTTTCTCATGCTTCTCATTCCCATCAATATCCGAGTGAGTCCATAGGTGCTCCTGTTGGCGGAATTCCTCCAGCACATGTAATTACACGTCTGACGAACGTATTACTATTATTAACCATTCCGGGGATGTTCAAGTATTTACTAACACCTTTCTTACTCTCATTTACAAAACTATTTAGAACGGCTTTATCGAACTGATAGGTCCTGACTTCGAACGCTACTCGTACATGTAGGAAAATTCTGGGTCGATATCTTTTTTAAGCATCGGTTGCCCGAGGGCATCGTACTCGAATTTCACTGGGACCATCGCGGTGATGCGACCGTATTCTGGAAAATCGTGAGCAGAAGGCCAACCTTCCACAGGTCCCCATTGCGGGATGCTATCCTTGGGCACAAAGTGGAATGACAGCCACAACTTACCTGAGGGGTCATAGTTTAACTGAGGTCGACCGACCCACGTGGCGTTCATCATTTCGCGAAGGTTTAGTGTAGTAGCGAAGTCGACCATTTCACCGCGCGCATCGACGACATTTCTGTATGGGCCAACTGCATCCGCGCCAGGTGGGCGATAATCAAGATAAATACCGTATTTTCTGACGTAGTCATTTGCACTTCCTGCTTTAATAAATTGCTTATGTTTTAATTCTTTAAGTACGTTGTCGCCCTCACGCAAATATCCATCGATCTGATGCTCGTCTCCTCGGCGTAAAGCTTCAAAGGGTTTGCCAGTCAGGGGATTGATCAAGTTCGTGACTTCAATTTCCGGTCCCACCGTTGACTTCAACGAAGGGTCCATTTCACGCATGAATGTCGTGGTCATCCAAGGCATTCCATTTTTTTCTTCGGTCACGCGTTCATACATCAAAGTGTAATTGCCATTTTTATTTTTAACGGGCTCGTGCACACCAGTTTTAGGATTAAACTCAGTGACTAGAGTTCCGCCATATCCGTGATATTCCCAGCCTTGATGCTTGGAACGGTTGAAATCGTGAACTGGCTCCTGCCAAACAATGCGCTCTTCAAAAACTCCAGGTTTAACTTCTGTGTGGGAAACCTTGCCCCACCATCGCGAGCGCGAACGGTTGTCGCGTGCAACATTAGGAAGTTTTCCTGGAACGGCTTGCTCCATCACACCGCCTAACGCGATTAATTCACCAGCATCATTCTTATAGATTACGACGTCCCATGCCCAAGCTTCATTGTGATAAGCACCGGTCATTTCAGTGCCATCCTTATAAAAACCTCGAGACCTTTGAACTTTACTTACTCCGCCTTTAAATAAGTCTGCGGGAGTATTGGCTTCGATGTAACGAAGACCGGAAAAGTTAATACGGTATTTGGTAACACCATTAGGATAAGTAATCGGCATTACCAGCGACGGGTCCGCCGTATCGATTTTAATATCGGCGGCATCGATATCAGCAGACGCATCTTTTCTTAAGCCAGAAGTTTTGACGATGGGTCGGCGTTGGACAACATTTGATGCGGTATACATCTGCTGTTTACGAAGCGCGTTTTTCTGTTCTATTGAAAGCTTGGCCCATTGAGCCTGAAGTTCGGAATACCGATTGGAAAAAATCCCACTGCATTGGCCCGCAGATTGTGCGCTCGCATAATTAGCGAACCCTATCACTCCAGCAATAATTAAAATCGATGAGTATTTCATAGCTCCCCTCTGCTAAGGTGCTATTTCAAAACTCATGCGAAAGATTTTCGGCTTTAACTTTAATATAAGCTAAGAGAAACGAAAATTTGCTGTGAGAATCTTAACGAGTAACAATTTGTGCTCGACACTGAGAGCGAAACCGACCTGTCTCATTTTGAGACTCTTTCTGCAAAGGCACGTTTGATACGATCTTCAATTTCGTGTTTCAAACGATAGCGGTCTCCGGCAGGCCCGGAGAGTTCCACGATTTCTAAGTAAGGCGAGAAGTGACCGTCGATTTTTTCGATGCCAGCACTCAGAGGAATCAGACGACTGTCTTTTAAGACTAAACTCAAGCTAAAGCTTGATTCCATGTACTCCGCACACTGAAGTTCGCTGTACGGAATGGCACGAACAACATCACGCAAAGGATATTCAAGTTCGATGCAGTTTTCTTGTAAGATGATTTTTACAACTTTAAAGCGACGAATCATCAACAGGGCAAAGCACACAAATAACTGCAAAGCCATCAACCACAGATACATATCTGCTTCACCGGGATTCATATACCAGCCGATAAAAGGAATCAGTGTGGCAGCAGCCGTGACATAGGCCCCGATCAGCAAGCTTTTAATTTCATTTTCATTGGAGAAGACAATTTTACTCTGCACCGAATTTACCCACGCATGTTTGCCATCATTTCAATCGTCAGCGGATATTCTCTCTTATTAGGAATCCCAAACAATTGAAAATTTACCGCAAGCAAATGAGCATCTATTTTTTGACTTAAGTCTGACTCCGTGGATACAACGGATGTTTAGGCTTTACTGGCAGTTGCAGTTTTTTCTTCAGATAATGTTTGTTGTAAAATCAAAGTCATCGGGAAAAGCGTGAATTGCATCGCAATCCTTAAAGGAACTATGGCTTCGCTTTTTCCCCAATAATTGAACAAAGTCCAAACGGCTCCCGCCGAAAAAACAAAAATACTGATGTTCAATACTTGGTTTAAAATGCGCGACTCACGCAAAGGCTTAATAGCAGATAAAATCTGCAGCACCACGAACAGGTAAACCAAAACAGCCTGAAAACGTTCTAACCAAGATGAGTCTTGCGCTGATAAAGAAAAATAGCGAGGCACACCACCATATGAAACTGTGTTGATATTGCCAATAATAAAGCCCAAGCAAAATGAAAGAGCAAGAATACGCAGGAACAGAACAATATACTTAAGGTTCGCCTTCATAAACGCAGTTACGCCAGCCATCCATGCCGCCCTTCTTTTACCGATAGTTCAAAACAAGCGTGACTTTATATTCTGGAGCAATATGGATGAGTTGCAAATAAAAAAGGCACCTTGCAGGTGCCTTTTTTTATTTTAGTATCACAGTGATATTTTTATCTTCAGGAAGTGTCGAACCGGCGGACGGTATCATGTCTGTAACCAAGCTACCCGAACCGACGAACTTTACTTTGAGATTCTGTCCGCTGACCTGTCTTAAAACTTCGCGAGTTGTGAGTTTCATCAGGTTTGGAACTGTCTCGCCCGGCTTTACTTCGGCGGTAACTTTATCTAACTCTTGTGCTGTAAGTGTTACTGGCTCAACCTTTTTCGGCAGGTCTTTGGATTCATTTGCAATCTCACGAGCGATTTTATCCAAAGCTGCCTTTTGATTGATCATTGATTTCATAGAATTGAAATTCTTATTGTTGGTCTCGGCCAAAATCCCTGGAAGGGGGGCAATACCCTCTTTACGAACTGCATAAGATGCAATTCGAGAAAACACCGGTGCTGCTACTTTTGCTCCGTAATATGATTTTCGAGGAGAATCAACTGCCACATAAATTACAAACTTTGGATCATTGGCGGGAATGAAACCGGCAAAACTAGAAACATAAGCTCCCTTAAGGTAACCGCGACCATTCGGGTTTACTTTTTGTGCAGTACCTGTCTTACCCGCAACCATAAATCCATCAACACGCGCATTCGCGCCCGAACCAATCTTCAAAGTCGTGACACCTAAAAGCATCGCGCGCATTTGTGCAGCTTGCTCAGGTGTTAACACTCGACGAATGGGTTTAACCTTAGTTTCTGTCAACTCGCCCGTCTCAGAATCACGAACCGATTGGACAATGTAAGGAGTGTTCAAAACACCGCCGTTTGCAATGGCAGCATAGGCATTAGCGATTTGAATCGGAGTGGTCGAAATACCGTGACCAAAGGAAATATTACTTAAAGAGATTGGCTTCCAAGGAAGGGCTTGAACGATACCCCGTGCTTCACCTGGAAGATCCACGCCGAGTTTTTGTCCAAGACCGAAATCCAAAAGACCTTGGCGCAATTTTTCTTGTCCCAATTTAAAAGCGATCTTTGTCGTTCCGATATTTGAAGATACGGCAAGGATCTCTGCCGCAGTGATATCGCCGAACTTTTCATGAGCTTCAGCTTCTTTAATTATTTTATCCCCGACACGGAAAGCACCATTTTCACAAAAGAACTTAGTATTGGGCTGCAAAGCTCCTTCGCGAAGAGCCGAAGCAATAACCAAAGTCTTCAATGTTGATCCTGGCTCAAACGCATCCGTCACCGATTTATTACGACGATAATCAGCTTGGGCTTTTTGTGCTTTGTTTAAATCAAAAGTGGGAGCAGAGGCCAATGCCACCACCGCCGATGTCTTCGCATCCAAAACCACGCCAACCGCATGATCAGCATCAAAAGTTTGAACTGCGTTAGCGAGTTCTGATTCAAGAGCATACTGCAATTCAGAATCCACAGTCAGACGAAGCTCGTTCCCATCGGGATTTTCGATAAACATCAAGCCGTCATTAATCAGAGGACGTCCACGAGCATCTCTTTTAACCATCACTTTCTTTTGATTGCCACGAAGAGACTGATCATATCCTAGCTCCAAACCTTCAAGTCCCTGACCTTCAATGCCTAAGAAACCCAGAGTTTGCGCTAACAACGTTTCGTTCGGATATACGCGGCGCCATTCTTCAACGAAAGACAATCCACGAATATCGAACTTTTTGATTTCATCCGCTTTGTTTTGCTCAAGCATACGTTGAATCCAAACGAAGCGCTTGTTACCGTCTTTGATTTTTGAATAGACAGATTCGTAAGACTGCCCCAAAACCTTGGACAATTTTTTCGCGGCGGCTTTGCGATTTTCGATAATTTTGGGATCTGCATACAAAGAATAGGCAGTAGCCGACATAGCAAGATCACGACCATTACGATCAACAATGGCACCCCGGCGAGCTTGCAAGGTTACTTTAGTTTGAAATTGACGACTCTGAAGAGCGTTCAAACGATCATTGGGAAGGAACTGCAGATAAGCCGCTCTCATTGCCAAAAGCGACCACAGACCGATGATACCAACAAAGATAAAGACAATACGTGATTTCAACTACAGATCCTTTTTAGCAATTTTCTTATCAAGCGCTTTGGCAACAGGAATTTCTTGAACATCACTTAAATGAATGATCTGATTCGCCTGAACTTTTTTAAGCGTGAATTTCTGCTGAGCCACGTGGTCCAACAATTGCGGACGCGTGATTTTTGCTAAGGAAATTTCTTTGGTGCGTTTTTCTTCTAGAACTTTCTTATGCTCGCGAGTCAGCTTCAACACAACGTAGCCCATGCGACGCTCTTCCATTTGCAGGAACACGATGGAGAATAAAGTAAAGATACCTAGAAGGATGCTGAAAAACGGTCTTAATTGTCTAAAGTTCTCTTTGCTCATCCTGAGCACTCCTCTCGAAAACCCTCAACTTCGCAGAGCGCGAGCGAGAGTTCAAATCCAACTCTTCCTGAGATGGAACGACTACTTTTTTATAAACAGATCTGCCGAGTTCTTCTGAATCACGGAAGATGTTTTTAACAATTCTATCTTCTAACGAATGGAACGTGATCACTGCCAAACGACCACCAGGATTTAACGCCTTGATCATTTGCGGAATCGTTTCAGCGACAACTTCGAGCTCAGAGTTCACTGCCAAACGCAGAGCCATAAAGTATTTCGTCGCGGGGTGATGGCCTTTCACTTGCCATCCATCCACACGTTCGATCAAACCTGCAAGCTGACCTGTAGATTGAAATGCTTTTGTTTTACGATCTTGAACGATCGCTCTGACAACACGAGCTGGACGGTAAACTTCGCCATACTCTTTAAAGATTCGAATGAGTTCATCCTCTGTTGCCGTATTCACAAGCACCTCAGCCGTCAAACCTTGCTGCTGATTCATTCGCATATCTAGTGGACCATCGTGGTAAAAACTAAAGCCTCGTTCGGCCTGGTCTAACTGCGGTGAGCTCACACCTAGATCTAAGAGCATCATATCAAAGTTTTTCAGATTGTGATCCGAAAACTGCGAGAAATTTCCATGGATTATGCGAAGTTGGCCGTTCTCGACTTCCGTCTTGAAACGTTCGCCACCGTATTTTACGGCGGCTAGATCTTGGTCCATGACGGTTGCTTTCATCGCGGGAACGGTGTGTTTCACCGCCATATAGTGACCACCGCGACCAAAAGTTCCGTCAAAGTAAGTGACGTCTTTTCTCTCTCTGTAAGGAAAGAAAGCTGCGAGCACTTCTTGCAGCATGACGGGATAATGTTCCGGCGAGAATGTAATCGGAAGCTCGACCTTTGGCGGGATAATTTCCTCTGTGCGTTCGATTTTTTCACCAGTGCCGGGCTTATATTTTTTCATCGTCAACTTCCTAGAATTTCAAGGTATGAACAATTCGGTGGACCGTCAAGAAGCTTTGAATTAGCCTATTTATAAGGCTTTTTCTAATCACAACAGGAAAACTTTTTAGATGCTAATTTCGTGTCCACGCTGTGGCTTTCAACAACCTCAAGATAAGTATTGCGCTCAATGCGGCGTCGATATGGAAAGCTTTAAACCACAGTCGGCTCCATTTTGGAAAACATTCTTAAAGAATCCTGTTTTACATGTGACATTGTTCGTTGCTGTCGTCGTTAGTGGCGGAGTTTACGTTTACAAAAACAAACAAACGGAAACCACAAATATAGCCAGCACATCTCGACCTACTGTTCGAGTAAATAGCTCCAGCAATCTTCCGCCTCCCCCACCCGCAGCTCCAGAACCAAGTTCTGAGATGGCAACGGCATCGGGTGGCGTGACTGAACCTTCTCCAAGCCCAGTGGTTGCAAACGTTGCTTCAAGCGACGCAGATGATAGTAAAGAATTGGCAGCCGCAAAAGCTTTCGCAGATGCTCACTCTGAGAAAGTTGCCGAAGAACCAAAAAAAGAAAGCCGCACTGTTGCCGCAAAAAGCACGGGTGGACCACACCTGATCGTCACTTATGCCGAAGTGATCAGGCCTATGTTGGGTCGAATGATCGAATCCAGCCGCGGCACTGGGCAGTTCATGAATTTCGCAGATTATTCCGCCGGCATTATTCCCGGTCTAGATAAACGCATTCAAGCGGCAGGAGTGAAAGTCCTTCATAAAGAAGAACGTACTCTTTCCTCCAGCAAAACAATGCAGTGGTCTTACAGCATAAAAGACCGAAACAATCCATCTGTTGAAATTGGCCTGACGACATTCTTTGAAATTGCAGATGTTGACGGACCAAGTCTGCGCGGCAATATCGAAATCCAAAGAACGTGGCGTGAAGGCAGTCCCACAGGTGGGTTTGAGGTTCAAAGAAAATCCTTCCCGGCTATATTTGAAATCGGGAACGGCATGGGCTTTTTGATGTCGGGAGTTATGCCCGCTCAGTCAAATCTCGAAAATGATGACGATCTGACTGCAATTGATGTATATAAAATTCTGCGCTCTCCTCAATTCCGAGCAGGCGAAAGCGAATTCGTGATCTTCGTCGAATACGACAACAAATAGTCCTCGATCTGAAGACCTTTCATACGAATTCGCGTGAAAGGTACTCATGGCTCAATTTCAACAAGAACTACCACACCACTATGGTCCACGCGTTCACTTGATCGATAGCCCGTTTTTGAGTGGCCTGCTAGCCAAAGCCTGCCACCCTGACTGCTATCAGCCGGAAATCAATCGCATTGTTGAGGTGCTCTACACTCACTTGATTTCAATCACGGTGAACAATGAGTTCGACCGCGAAAACTTCTCCCAACCGACTCGCATGACCGAAGCTCATCCCGATAAACTTTTGCATACGGATCGCATTGCGCAACACCAAAAAGCAGTGAGCGTAAATCTGGCTCGCGCCGGGACTTACCCAAGCCACATCTGTTACAACTTTTTGCACTTTGCTTTGCCTGCTAAAAATGTTCGTCAGGACCATATCTTTTCAGCGCGCATGACAGATAGCAAACATACGGTCACTGGCGCTGAATTTGGCGGAATGAAAATCGGTGGCGATGTAAAGGATGCCAGCGTAATTCTACCTGACCCAATGGGTGCCACTGGCAATACAATGATTCATGCCATTAACCACTATAAGCAGCATATCGAGGGCCCGGCTAAAAAATTTATAGCCTTAAACCTTATCGTGACCCCTGAGTACTTGAAGAATCTGTTAGGATCACACCCCGAAGTCGTAATCTATGCCTTAAGACTTGACCGTGGGCTATCCTCTCAGGCAGTTTTAGATGCAAAACCGGGTCAATTCTGGGATCAAGAACGCGGCTTAAACGATCATCAATACATCGTGCCTGGCGGCGGTGGTTTCGGCGAGATCATGAATAATTCATTTGTGTAGGAGTCCCCATGACGAATTTAACTTTGAAGCCATATATCTCTGAAGAAAAAATCCAACTTAAAGTCAAAGAGCTGGGCGAGACTCTGACTAAAAAATTCAAAGGTGAAAAAGTAATCGCGATCTGTGTTTTGAAGGGCTCCTTCATGTTCTACTCTGATTTGATCAGAGCCATCGACAGCGACATCACATGCGAATTCTTTGGTGTGGCTTCTTACCACGGCGGGACTTCTTCCTCTGGTGAGGTGAAAGTCACTTTGGACTTGGCTTCTCCGGTTGAAAACCAGCATGTGATTTTGGTTGAGGACATCGTCGATACGGGTCTTACAATGAACTACTTGAAAAATTCTATCATGTCGCGCAAACCAAAATCTTTAACGACAATCGCATTGCTTGAAAAGCCTGAAGCTTTGAAAGTTAAATGTGACGTTGACCACGTGGGTTTCAAAATCCCGAACGACTTCGTCGTGGGCTACGGCTTGGACTACCAAGGTTACTACCGCAACCTTCCATACATCGCCCAAGTTCAAAACTTCCAATAAGGTAACAGTTCCCTTTTCTAGGAATCTACATCCTCAAATGCAAAAACCACAGCCGCAAAGCTGTGGTTTTTTTATTCTTACTTCCATAAAACAACAAATCCTAAAAAAGGGAACTGTTACCTTAGAGTTTGATTGAAACGCCTGCGCTGACTATGATGCCGAAGTTGTACACATCGAGATCGTTCAGGAATTTGTCTGTGTTGATTTTGCTAAAGCTTTCCTGAAGATCGGCTTGCAAGACCATCCCTACACGATTCGAAAATTTCCAATCATAGCCGGCACCAAAAGCGCCACGAAGATCTGTTGCATTGAAGTAGTCTTTCGCATCAATTCCAGTTATTGCCGGATAATTAGTAGTCGCACCATAAGTCACGATTGTGGAGTTCACATCGTATTTTGCCTCACTTAAAATACCCACCACCACTCCCGCTCTTGCAAAGAAATGAGATTTAGAGGAGTGCGGCCATGAAAAGCGCGCCATCAAAGGAATATCCAAATAAGTGAGATTAAAATCATAAACGTTTTTACCACCTGACGTAGCTCCGACAGTCATCTGTGCGCCACGTGGGGAATAGAATAACCCCGTTTCACCTTGCCACATTCCACGGCCAATTAAAACTGTAGCCCCAGCTTGCAAGCGAGAGACTGATTCGGCGCTTGAGCCATTTCTGCCCTCAATACCCGTAAAATTAGAACTAATGTAACCCAGTGTTGGCTCAAGTGTGACCCAAGGATTTGGAATTGTACGATAGTTAAGGACTTCTGCACGTTGAGACATCGTTTGAGTCGGATAGACGGCAGACATCTCATTGGCAGCTTCGACTTCTTCTTGAGCATATGAAGGCTTAAACTGGGCGCGGGCTCCTTGTGCCTGTGCAGACATCGAAAAA is a window of Bdellovibrio sp. SKB1291214 DNA encoding:
- a CDS encoding barstar family protein, whose product is MKKLMVLTSALLLNLVAVQSHAGVYNVTADSTAERAGLNGASIFESRYKILVLIQGREIKSLKQLHATLADGLKLPKTYGANLDALYDVLTDPSVIKKNWDITIIGGKDLVENLGEAKVQALIDTLNDAQEQDRMNTFMYWL
- a CDS encoding alpha/beta hydrolase, which produces MRQLGKIHCQEINQDDNAPWIIFFHGYGADANDLFSLGQMIPTKKTYNWLFPNGILEVPIGPAWTGRAWWPIDMMEIQRAMETGVPRDFSAEIPKGFNKARDMALEMIRQLRVPWDQIILGGFSQGAMLATDLYLRAPETPRGLVIMSGTLVSQDEWKKHVPNREGQRFFQSHGQMDQVLNFKQAQKLETLLTQNGMKGSLMGFRGGHEIPQQVLQGISQYINSL
- a CDS encoding penicillin-binding transpeptidase domain-containing protein — encoded protein: MKSRIVFIFVGIIGLWSLLAMRAAYLQFLPNDRLNALQSRQFQTKVTLQARRGAIVDRNGRDLAMSATAYSLYADPKIIENRKAAAKKLSKVLGQSYESVYSKIKDGNKRFVWIQRMLEQNKADEIKKFDIRGLSFVEEWRRVYPNETLLAQTLGFLGIEGQGLEGLELGYDQSLRGNQKKVMVKRDARGRPLINDGLMFIENPDGNELRLTVDSELQYALESELANAVQTFDADHAVGVVLDAKTSAVVALASAPTFDLNKAQKAQADYRRNKSVTDAFEPGSTLKTLVIASALREGALQPNTKFFCENGAFRVGDKIIKEAEAHEKFGDITAAEILAVSSNIGTTKIAFKLGQEKLRQGLLDFGLGQKLGVDLPGEARGIVQALPWKPISLSNISFGHGISTTPIQIANAYAAIANGGVLNTPYIVQSVRDSETGELTETKVKPIRRVLTPEQAAQMRAMLLGVTTLKIGSGANARVDGFMVAGKTGTAQKVNPNGRGYLKGAYVSSFAGFIPANDPKFVIYVAVDSPRKSYYGAKVAAPVFSRIASYAVRKEGIAPLPGILAETNNKNFNSMKSMINQKAALDKIAREIANESKDLPKKVEPVTLTAQELDKVTAEVKPGETVPNLMKLTTREVLRQVSGQNLKVKFVGSGSLVTDMIPSAGSTLPEDKNITVILK
- a CDS encoding uracil phosphoribosyltransferase, which produces MAQFQQELPHHYGPRVHLIDSPFLSGLLAKACHPDCYQPEINRIVEVLYTHLISITVNNEFDRENFSQPTRMTEAHPDKLLHTDRIAQHQKAVSVNLARAGTYPSHICYNFLHFALPAKNVRQDHIFSARMTDSKHTVTGAEFGGMKIGGDVKDASVILPDPMGATGNTMIHAINHYKQHIEGPAKKFIALNLIVTPEYLKNLLGSHPEVVIYALRLDRGLSSQAVLDAKPGQFWDQERGLNDHQYIVPGGGGFGEIMNNSFV
- the rsmH gene encoding 16S rRNA (cytosine(1402)-N(4))-methyltransferase RsmH gives rise to the protein MKKYKPGTGEKIERTEEIIPPKVELPITFSPEHYPVMLQEVLAAFFPYRERKDVTYFDGTFGRGGHYMAVKHTVPAMKATVMDQDLAAVKYGGERFKTEVENGQLRIIHGNFSQFSDHNLKNFDMMLLDLGVSSPQLDQAERGFSFYHDGPLDMRMNQQQGLTAEVLVNTATEDELIRIFKEYGEVYRPARVVRAIVQDRKTKAFQSTGQLAGLIERVDGWQVKGHHPATKYFMALRLAVNSELEVVAETIPQMIKALNPGGRLAVITFHSLEDRIVKNIFRDSEELGRSVYKKVVVPSQEELDLNSRSRSAKLRVFERSAQDEQREL
- the hpt gene encoding hypoxanthine phosphoribosyltransferase, with the protein product MTNLTLKPYISEEKIQLKVKELGETLTKKFKGEKVIAICVLKGSFMFYSDLIRAIDSDITCEFFGVASYHGGTSSSGEVKVTLDLASPVENQHVILVEDIVDTGLTMNYLKNSIMSRKPKSLTTIALLEKPEALKVKCDVDHVGFKIPNDFVVGYGLDYQGYYRNLPYIAQVQNFQ
- a CDS encoding histidine kinase, coding for MSKENFRQLRPFFSILLGIFTLFSIVFLQMEERRMGYVVLKLTREHKKVLEEKRTKEISLAKITRPQLLDHVAQQKFTLKKVQANQIIHLSDVQEIPVAKALDKKIAKKDL
- a CDS encoding UDP-N-acetylmuramoyl-L-alanyl-D-glutamate--2,6-diaminopimelate ligase, with the protein product MKLQHLFSTIPGIPGHALPDIEVSGIFNDARKVIQDGLFVAIRGVKVDGHTFIPDAISKGASVLVVEDANQVPNSFKGFVLRVENTREALDILASHYYGDPAEELFCVGVTGTNGKTSVTYMVESILNHAKLHTGVIGTVNHHLLEKVWPSDMTTPDPIYLQKRLKEFKDDGAKAVAMEVSSHALDQHRVDSVPFNTVIFTNLTRDHLDYHETMEKYFESKQRLFTDLLWQTDKAPCFAIVNIDDKYGRKLHVADPAVLWTYGADKSADLCFKIKEMDFALTKFDLKTPVGTVAVELPMSGTHNVMNAVAAIGAGLSAKIPLENCVEAINKFTGVPGRLQAVPNNKNLSVFVDYAHSPDALENVLTALNKVRESLKSTARIWTIFGCGGDRDKGKRPLMAEMALRFSDYVVVTSDNPRTEDPQTIIDDIVKGIETHDEKRVTVLVDRKAAIDQTIREANPGDVILIAGKGHEDYQIIGTTKFPFSDVQVAEQALQGRV
- a CDS encoding outer membrane beta-barrel protein, encoding MNKVTYYIAALILGFSMSAQAQGARAQFKPSYAQEEVEAANEMSAVYPTQTMSQRAEVLNYRTIPNPWVTLEPTLGYISSNFTGIEGRNGSSAESVSRLQAGATVLIGRGMWQGETGLFYSPRGAQMTVGATSGGKNVYDFNLTYLDIPLMARFSWPHSSKSHFFARAGVVVGILSEAKYDVNSTIVTYGATTNYPAITGIDAKDYFNATDLRGAFGAGYDWKFSNRVGMVLQADLQESFSKINTDKFLNDLDVYNFGIIVSAGVSIKL